One window from the genome of Garra rufa chromosome 1, GarRuf1.0, whole genome shotgun sequence encodes:
- the LOC141307628 gene encoding uncharacterized protein: MDTREQLQELLSEYVEDTLICISTVRDFCDKQQKWSLQRETELDSMRDIKDRADQVSLKFDHVQRSENKAKAFGEYLWSGLTQVTADSRYQELEKELGSVLKDTLEGLEKLDHFLDAVEKLTVTSLFVFTGRSFLPKGESPESVRSVITAARMASPLLIHFKRNAETFFLPKLNNLDVLAFQLDKYIRITEQMCAKMEKKSKNVFWYDDIDRLKKGEPVVKFSLNLSEESMQKMLGHLKQLCKIRVDQHTRMTFIFQEHALHFIGVFSQRRFRMEKFLSDLEESAVQLDRMKMGASISTVAGSSVGIAGGVLSIVGLALAPVTAGVSLVLTLTGVGLGVTSGVNSVVTGITEAAVNSHHGKNAQSIFQRYMDDVGKILDCLEQASNEERLEGLDVVDMFGAGKLIARAGGVAKGIDALVDAASAVKVLKSEEVIATAAKVGLQEAQSARNIPKLAADLPDIGQLAKGTPLALSKSARAGFITLNALFIGLDVLFICKDSISLAKGSKNEVAQLIRSRAALWKSELEAWEKIHDSLCIGIWRFRKSQEVLEQLFLP; the protein is encoded by the exons ATGGACACCAG GGAACAACTACAGGAGCTCCTGTCAGAGTATGTAGAGGACACACTCATCTGCATTTCGACAGTGAGGGACTTCTGTGACAAACAACAAAAATGGTCCCTTCAGAGAGAGACAGAGCTGGATAGCATGAGAGACATCAAAGACAGAGCAGACCAAGTCAGTCTTAAGTTTGACCATGTTCAGCGCTCTGAGAACAAAGCCAAGGCGTTTGGGGAGTATCTGTGGAGTGGTTTAACTCAGGTCACAGCTGACTCCAGATATCAGGAGCTGGAGAAGGAACTGGGCTCCGTCCTGAAGGACACACTTGAAGGCCTGGAGAAACTTGACCACTTTCTGGATGCAGTGGAGAAGCTCACAGTCACCTCGCTGTTTGTCTTTACTGGACGGAGCTTCTTGCCAAAAGGAGAGAGTCCTGAAAGTGTGCGATCAGTCATCACAGCTGCCAGAATGGCCTCTCCTCTTCTCATCCACTTTAAACGAAATGCAGAAACCTTCTTCCTTCCTAAACTCAATAACCTGGACGTCCTGGCCTTTCAACTAGACAAATACATACGTATCACTGAACAGATGTGTGCGAAGATGGAGAAGAA atCTAAGAACGTTTTTTGGTATGACGATATCGATAG ATTAAAGAAGGGTGAGCCTGTTGTGAAGTTCAGCTTGAATTTAAGTGAGGAGTCGATGCAAAAAATGCTTGGTCATTTGAAGCAGTTGTGCAAAATTAG GGTGGACCAGCACACTAGGATGACCTTCATTTTTCAAGAACACGCTCTGCACTTTATTGGTGTATTTAGTCAGCGTCGCTTTAGAATGGAGAAGTTCCTGTCGGATCTGGAGGAAAGTGCAGTTCAGCTGGACAGGATGAAGATGGGCGCCAGTATCTCCACTGTGGCTGGCAGTTCGGTTGGGATAGCAGGAGGAGTCTTGTCCATTGTCGGGCTTGCTCTTGCACCTGTCACTGCAGGAGTGTCACTGGTCCTGACTCTGACCGGTGTCGGTCTGGGGGTGACCAGTGGTGTCAACAGTGTCGTCACAGGCATCACTGAGGCAGCAGTCAACAGCCACCATGGCAAAAATGCACAGAGCATTTTCCAGAGATACATGGATGATGTGGGGAAGATTCTAGACTGTCTGGAGCAGGCCAGTAATGAGGAGCGTTTAGAGGGACTTGATGTTGTAGATATGTTTGGAGCAGGAAAGCTTATAGCTCGTGCAGGAGGAGTGGCCAAAGGCATTGATGCTCTGGTAGATGCAGCTTCTGCTGTTAAAGTTCTCAAAAGTGAGGAGGTGATTGCAACTGCAGCCAAAGTTGGACTCCAGGAGGCACAAAGTGCTCGCAACATTCCCAAACTTGCTGCAGATCTGCCTGACATTGGGCAGCTGGCGAAAGGGACGCCACTTGCGCTCTCAAAGTCTGCTAGAGCTGGATTCATCACTCTAAATGCCCTCTTTATTGGCTTAGATGTTCTGTTTATTTGCAAAGACAGTATAAGTCTTGCCAAAGGGAGCAAAAATGAAGTTGCTCAGCTCATCCGCTCCAGAGCAGCTCTGTGGAAATCTGAGCTGGAGGCCTGGGAGAAGATCCATGATTCCTTATGCATTGGAATATGGAGGTTTAGGAAGAGCCAGGAAGTGTTGGAGCAACTCTTTCTGCCTTAA